TCATTGTGACAAACTCATTATAGTCTATCCTTCCATCCTGTTTTGAGATTTAAAAGATTTCACCTAACACAATGTTCAATAAGAGAGATGTAAACCATGCGAGGAACATGTACTAACATTATCCTGATCGATTTCTTGAATTATCTCTTCTATGTGTGCATCCTGGATGCCAAATTCTTCACAAGCTTTCTGGAGCTCATCATGTGTTATGTAGCCACTACCATCTTTGTCAAAATATGAAAAGGCTGAAAATAGGTTGTCCTCTCTCTCTATCTTGTTTAGATGCAAGGTAGCAGCTATGAACTCTCCATAGTCGATAGTACCATTGTTGTCGATATCAGCCTGAACTTTCACAAGTCATCCATCAGTAGAAGGCAACAAGTAAGCTTTATGCGTTGTAGATAATGAGCCATTCAAACAGCCGATTATGTTCACATGAAAATGCAACAAAAATATTGCATTATTGATTTAATGCTGATTTTCACACATTAATATATCCTTTTTCGTGCCATGGAATGCAACTGTCTAGCAAAGTCCTTCACATTATGATTGCATGCCACATTCATCGGTTCCTCGGATATAATTTTTGCCGTGTGGCAAAGTATTAACACCAATATGCCAAATTATTACCTTATAATATTCCACTTTAGTCATCCACCTTGAATGAATAAATCATCTAAAATTTATGAGAAAATTGTTAATACAAACAATTTCCAAAATTTAATAAACAGCTTACTGAAACCATAAATAGTGTACCAGTCTAGACAGCAGTTAATTAACAGTGAAATGCACACTGCCATCTACAAGACTTAGTAAGTCATTTAAGAATAACAATCGTATTTTCATGGCAATAAAGGAATTGATTAAAACATGCCAACTAATGTGATTTTCAGGAAAATGTCACAGATTTCTAGTGGCAGTATGTTTTTGTACATTCAGACAAACAAGTGAGTCTCGTATATTCAAAACTTGTTCAAGAATGACCATAAGGAGGGATTTCTCTAGCACTTACAGCTTTCATcagagctgaaatttcagactcCTTGAGATTGGCACCAACTTTTTTCAAGCCTATTTTGAGTTCCTCAAACGTGATTTGGCCACTATTATCTGCATCAATCATCTTAAACATTTCTTTCAAACCAGCAATTTCCTCGTCCGATAGGCTCTCAGCAATTACCTATAAATATGTACATGAAAGTAGAAAGCATAAAGACAATCAACGCTACAATGATACCATATGGTGCTATTATGACAGTTCCACATTAAAGCTTGACGCCTGACATGCTCAGTCTAATGTTGGGACCTTTAACTTCCACATTGgttaaatggattttttttttctcagagCCATTTGGCTTTTCTGGTAGCATGTAGAACCAAATATTCTAATATTTATTACAAAATACTCTAACACGTTACATCTGATCATGCAGGGAAAAAGAGCTATGATCACCCTTTTCAAAAATGTAAACCTTTTGTCAAAGGAATAGAAACCAACATCATTAGTAAAAAATTTGGTGACACAGGAAGACAAGGATTTTGGTGAATAGAGCAAAGCTAACTGTGCATATTTAGCAAATAAAATAGAAACGAAGAAGAAGGTCAAGGTCTTCTTAATAGCTGAAAAAAATTGAGCGCTTCTTCGACAAAGGCAACATAAGAAAACCTTACAAGAAAGAAGGTTGAATCTTTAATGCATAGCAGAAACTCACCAAAAAATCATCATTTAGCTCTTTCTCAATTAGTATTTGCATGAAAATCCTTACCCTTATTGCCATTTTCTTGAGCTTGTTCATCGCCGAAAATTGTTTTAACCGAGTAAGTACAGCAGAGTCAAGAGGCTTGCTAGGAGCTATACCATCAACACAAACCCAAGGATGACCTGCAATGAAACCCGAATTAATTACCCATcacataattaaaaaatttgtttAGTTCGTTCGTACAGTCGTACTACAGTCACTTGTGGCAGTGTCATGGCAGAagagctaaataatgttactttCGATTCTCTATAGAACATCTACAAATGGAAGACATGTAAGTTTTATGGTGTATATCACTATGAGACAAGATACATACTAATGATGATATTGTCTACCTCCCCTAGAAAGAATTGTTTGATAAGGACTTACATAGTGCTTCATGAGCAGTTAATCGTCTTTTTGGATCTCTGACAAGCATTCTTCTAACCAAATCTTTGGCGCTCTCTGATATACTAGGCCAGGGGTCCATTTTAAGATCAAGCTCACCTCTTAAAACTTGTTCAAATATCCCTTGCTCTGTTTCTGTAGAGACATAAGGCGGAAGAAATAAGTACTCTTCAACAATCTATAAGTCCAGTTGTGCATCAGAATTACAATATTTAGTTATCTTTAACAAAACACAAATGTTTGGCTCTCACCAGCCCAAAATGGTGGGACCCCACTTAACAGGATATAAATAATTACGCCAGCACTCCAAACATCCACCTCTAGACCATAACGCTTGAGAAGTACTTCTGGGGCAACATAATATGGACTTCCAACAACATCCGTAAATGTGTCccctaaagaaaaaaaaaatacaaaagtaaTTTCAACAGTATGACACAGAGAACTATCAAAATTAATAAAGCATTGCGAAGCATTCAATGAATTCTTGTAGGAtacaaatatatcacaaatagAAGACACATTAAACTCCAGTCTATGTTTGATAAAATTCAAAAAAGATCCCCTCTTTAAACATTCAGAAAAGAATAGAAGAAACAAAAGGAGAATGTTCTTAATAGCAATTAGTCAACAGAAGTATTCTTTATTAGCATGGTCATAAGAGTAAAATTTATGTATTTCATTTTAGTGCAAGATAATTGCAAACAATTTCTTAGGTTGCTTAGGAATCTTTTTGTGAAAAAGGACTTTTTTGGCGACCATAGGCCaaacataaaaatgaaataaGATATGAACAAACATAACCGACAAGTACCTTGTAGTTGGATGAAACAAATCATTATCCACATTAGATTGAGAGTGAAACACTTTTAGCTGATTTAGTGGGGGGAGATCCCCGCCAATtatcatattatatattatagCAGAATACACATACAATGGAAGTTAAAGAGCGTTGTTACTACAACAGCTCAATTCTAGCATACTAAGAATTTACGGGCCCTTCACCCTTTCAATTCAGCAATAAGCTATTTGAAGTAAATGGCCATCTTTCTTGTATGACTACATGAAAATGAGGTCATAAAGGTCATGCAGGTATATGCAAGGTCATAAGGCTCTTCATTGTCTAATAGTGCAGTCCATTTGTGTGGTGTGTAACCTGTAAAGGAGCAAAGAAATAGTAGGCGAGTAGCAATTACTTGGTTGTTGCCACAAATGACAAGTTGGGCTAATATCTAAATTTGTTTGCACTTGCTTTTTTTTTGGGGTGTCAGTAAGAGCCATATGTACTTGGAGGAAGACACTTTTAGGCAACTGCAGCAGATATTTTGCCAGGTAGATTTAACAAAGTGAAGTCCTGATGCACAAAGGGACCATGAGATCCGTCATTATTATCTTTGGTATCCTAATACGAAGGATAAGCAATCAATAGGAAGGCCAAGTGGCATGCAGTTGCATCAGCATACAAAATGTTGCTAAGTAAATGGTTAACAGTGGCCTATGACAAATAATTCATGTCAGCAAGCCACCTTCAAATCACACAGGTTACTTACTGAACCCTTATCTTATTTGAATCCTATAATTTATATTCACTGAAAAATTTTATTTACCTACTTTGTATAGTTTAAAGGATAGAATGAAGACTAGCTGTTCTTGTGACTTTCAATGGGTGACAATGAGAGTGGGAGGTGGATGACGACTACAGCTCGTGATGATCAATAAAGAATGTGCAGTATCAAATTCAGAGAACAAGTAAAATTCACAGAATAGAAAGCATGTGAAATGTTGATCAAATAGAGAATTCACCAATTTTTGTTGTAATGTTATAACTTCCTACTATTCCGCAGCTTCCACAATAGAAATCTTAGTGCtctcaaactttaaatgagaaaGGAAAATGAGTTGCCAATTTTCAAAGAGTTGACAAAGGCAAAGTTATTTGAGACAAATTTTAAGCCATTCTCTATAAATTTGTTGTTTCCTATGCAACTAATTGGCTACTCTATCTTCGCTTAAAATCAGAAATAACAGACCATAACTTCAACAAAACAACATTTGTAAGTCAAAATTTAAGAAATTGACCTAACATGTAATGTTAGTCTATCTTCCATGCTACAGTGGACATCTAATCATCAAGCAAAGGACCTCAAAGAACTGAACTAACCAAATATATGACTTCACAAAGGCAAGTTCAATTATACACCAAATGCCACAATGAAACGACAGCTAAAAAATGCTCAATTTGTAAGTTAAAAACTGAAGAAAGAAAACAGATTGACGAAATATCAGGCCTTGAAGaaaataatttgattaaaaaaactgTTTTTTATGTAGGAGACCTACTACACCTACCTGGCTTGAAGAAAACGGATAGTCCAAAATCAATGGTTTTGAGTGGCGAGTTCTCGTCCTTGTTGACAAATaggaagttctcgggcttgagaTCGCGATGCATAACTCCCATAGAATGGCACACCTCCACAACCCCGATAATGACCCTAGCAAGCTCGGCAGCAGCCTTCTCGGAGTAGTGCCCCCTCTGTACGATGCGATCGAAGAGCTCTCCGCCAGCACATAGATCCATGATGAGGTGCACGTGGACGGCGTCCTCATAGGTACTGACGATCGATATCACGTTGGGATGGCCGCAAAGATGATGCATGATCTGGATCTCCCGCCGCACGTCCTCGACATCATCGTCGGAGGCGAGCTTCCGCTTGGCGATAGACTTGCAAGCGAACTCCTTGCGAGTGACTTTGTCGACGCAGAGGTAGGTAGTGCCGAACTGCCCCTGCCCCAACTTGTGCCCGAGGATGTAGTGGTCCTTGATGTTTTCGGTCTTGCGTGGGAGGACGGAGCAGACGCGGAGGCCGGCGCTGGGGAGGCGGTCGACACGAGGCCGAGAGCGGCCGGCGGCAGGGGAGGAAGCGACCGAATCGTGTACCGTGGAGGGAGGGGGAGGAGGTGGGTACTTGAGGTCGTCGGAGGAGATGGAAACGGGGGTTGGTGGAGTCTGGGCGTCGCCGGCTGCCTTAGGGTTAGTGGGGTGGGAGGGGTCGGAGGGGGATTCGCGGGGGCGCCAGAGGACACCGGCGGAGATGGACTGGAGGAATCTCTGGTGGTCGATGTAGGGGCCGACGCAGGTGTTGCCCATATGTGAGGGCCGACAAAGGCGGCGGCGGCGCCGTCTCCACCGCGATCTCAGCGGCGATAATTCCGAAAGCGGAGCGGGTGAAAGAATCGGGTATCGCAAGCTGCGTGGATTTAGCGATCGAGATAACGTAAAGCTTCCGGCTAAATTATAAAAACAAGAATATTTCGTGTCCTTAAATACAGACACACTGTTGTACCTTCTCCCCCATCTCGCCAATAAATGGAGGACCacaaataataaatatatttctGCGAATGGCGCTCACACCGACTGACACCTAGAAATGCTGTCTACTGCAGCTGTGCATTATGCAAATTTCTAACGGCAATTTACCAAATAAAGCATCTAGAAATCTTAATTgactaaaaataatatattattttgatatttattaaaagatatgttttttcaaatgtattttttattttatgctttggataaatctaatttttttttatattttttctcaCTCTTTGCTTTCCTATCTCCTCTCCCGTTTCTTCtatgcatgttgtttcttttatctttttctttcctttttttttcccttttttttatttGCATGCATGTATAGCATGAGCCTCATATACAAATCATATCAGTTAACTACATTTaacatttagttaatttttttataacattttaatatatttagaaaagttaaaataaaCCATTAATAACAAATTTGAATTCCTTGTAaacttagaaatccacaggaattgaAATAAGTGTCATCatagttctctaggtccatcaataaatttcggttaaaattcactgatggacctagagaattccgattgcacccatttcaattcatgtggattcctgatgttgtaaggatttcaaatatgctatccattgtgattttgacttttagaatgtgttaaaatataagaagaaagaatcagcaaaaaaccTCCACGTTAGACTTGATATgaatcatattaggcccacattgggcttgatatAGAATACTTGATATGCTTCATATCAGACCTAACGTGGAgattttttgctgattctttcttcttatattttaacacattctaaaagtcaaaataaacaactccttgcaacatcagaaatccacagaaactgaaatggatgcaatcggaactctctaggtccatcagtagattttgatcgaaacccactgatggacctagaaagcTCTGATTGTACTTATTTCAATTCCTGTGAATTTCTAAGATTACAATGAGTTCAAATTTACTATTCATGATTTCTTTTAACTTctctaaatatattaaaatattatcaaaaaattaactaaattttaaatgtcgTTGGACCGATATAATTTGCATATTAGGCTTATGCTATGCAtgcaaataaaaaacataaagaaaggaaaggaaaaataaaagaaggaaCATGCATAGGAAGGATGAGAGAggagataggaaagagaagagggagaaaagaaaaactaCAAAAGAAATTAGAtttgtcataaaaataaaaagaaaagtccACTTAAAAAAATGTGTCCTTTGATAAATACTAAAGTAATATACATCTTTTGATCAATTAAAATTTCTAGGTACATCATTTGATAAATTGCTAAATTTCTAATATTAGAAATAAATATTCCTTTTTTCCAAGTTTACATAAATATGTATATTTCATTTTTAGAGCTACATCTTCTTACTTTTAGATATTAATATCTTTCCTCTTTATCCTAATAATAATTTTACACATTCTCTTAACATTCTCTCAAATCTGGATAGTAAAACATGCTACTCCTTTGAATTTCAGTTAGTTTCTAGATGAAGTGGCATCATAAAAAACGTATATCACAATTTATTAACAACAGTCAAAACTAATGTGCATCTGCCTAAAGCCTCATAAAAATATCAGCATCCAGCAGTAAGAAAGCCTGAGTTTATGACAAAGTCAACTGATAGAAGCCTGGTCAACAGTTtgaattcatcaaacacatttgCTTAGCAAAATCAGCTATAAACTTTTAAAACGTACCCAACAAATTACCTGACCACATTAAGAAAGCAAACAcccggaaaaaaaaaatattagtataaAAAATATTCTCATTTTAGCGTCAAAATACTTCATCAAGGACATGAGATTAATAAAACTTCAGATAGCAATTAAAAAATTGCCCTAAATCAAACCCTGGTTCAGTTCCGGTGATGTGAGCCTTTTCAGTATTGTTTTCTCTTGATAGAGAAGTAGTTAGAAACTGTGTTAAGTACGGAATAAAAGGCACTGAAGATTCAACATTTTCCACATTAATTCCACTGTAAGATAGACCAATTCCAAGCATGGTTAGGGAATTCAAcaaaaatccaaagtcagaacctcATTTGGTGTGGAATTCTGTGGAAGTATTTGTACCTGTGAAAAGCGAAAGAAAGTGGCTGCAACCACTTGTGTGACCTAATTATATTCAGATATGAAAACAATAAGTCTTAGGATAGACAGCTATCTTGAATGTGAATCCAGTAATCAATTTGAATGATAACAATGTAAAGGTGGTAAACTTGAAGCTGATAAATGAAAt
This genomic stretch from Zingiber officinale cultivar Zhangliang chromosome 7A, Zo_v1.1, whole genome shotgun sequence harbors:
- the LOC122002063 gene encoding calcium-dependent protein kinase 17-like yields the protein MGNTCVGPYIDHQRFLQSISAGVLWRPRESPSDPSHPTNPKAAGDAQTPPTPVSISSDDLKYPPPPPPSTVHDSVASSPAAGRSRPRVDRLPSAGLRVCSVLPRKTENIKDHYILGHKLGQGQFGTTYLCVDKVTRKEFACKSIAKRKLASDDDVEDVRREIQIMHHLCGHPNVISIVSTYEDAVHVHLIMDLCAGGELFDRIVQRGHYSEKAAAELARVIIGVVEVCHSMGVMHRDLKPENFLFVNKDENSPLKTIDFGLSVFFKPGDTFTDVVGSPYYVAPEVLLKRYGLEVDVWSAGVIIYILLSGVPPFWAETEQGIFEQVLRGELDLKMDPWPSISESAKDLVRRMLVRDPKRRLTAHEALCHPWVCVDGIAPSKPLDSAVLTRLKQFSAMNKLKKMAIRVIAESLSDEEIAGLKEMFKMIDADNSGQITFEELKIGLKKVGANLKESEISALMKAADIDNNGTIDYGEFIAATLHLNKIEREDNLFSAFSYFDKDGSGYITHDELQKACEEFGIQDAHIEEIIQEIDQDNDGRIDYNEFVTMMQKGNAVFGKKGPRSNYSFGLREALRLG